The segment GTTCGCGCCGTTCCACGAGGAGTCGCCGCCGACCCGCCAGTAGCCCTGGTAGTTCTGCGCGGAGGAGTTCGAGCGCGAGCCGACCAGCTTGCCGTCGACGAAGAAGGTCTGACCGGCGGAGGAGAGCGTGCCGATCACCTGGTGCCAGGTGCCGTCGTTCAGGGCCTTGGGGCTCGTGATGATCTCGGTGTTGCCGTCGTAGACGCCGAAGTTCACCTTGCCGGACGGGTCCATGTAGATGTGACGGTCGTAGTTCGACGAGGTGCCGGTCTTCGTGTCGCCGAAGCCGACGATCTTGCCTCCGGCGGTCGTGGTGGTCTTGAACCAGGCCTCGACCGAGAAGGTCTGCGGTCCCTGGACGGCCGTCTGCGTGGCGGCGAGGCCCGAGGCGTCACCCGAGAACGTCGATCCGGTGCTGCCGTCCGTCGCCGACCCCGCGGTTCCGCGGCTCACGCCCGTTCCCGCGACCAGGTCGTTGTAGCCGACGTTGTCGTAGACCGCGGTGCCGGAGGCCTCGTTGAGGCGCCAGAGCGACGAGGCGCCCTGCGCCTGGACCGTCTTGGTGTAGTTCGACGGCTGCGCGCTGGTGACCGTCGCGAAGGCGGAGTCGCCCTTGACGGTGTTCCCGAAGGAGTCCGTCGCGCTGATCCGGTAGCTGTACTGGACGCCCGGCGTGAGGCCGGTGTCGACGAAACCGAGGTTCGGCCGCTGCCAGAAGTTCGACGTCGCGGTGGTCGTGTAGACGGGGGTGGCCCCGCCGTTGCGGTAGACCTTGTAGGTCAGGAGCGCGTTGTCGCGGTCCCAGTTCGCGGCCCAGCTCAGGCGCACGGTCCCGGAGGAGAGCGACACGGCCGACGGCACGAACGACGAGCCGGTGACCATCGGGCCCTGCTTGTTCGTCGACAGCGACGAGACCGCGAAGCGGGTCAGGCCCTGCTGCGCCGAGCCGTTGACGGTGGTGAACTCGCCGCCGTAGACGACGTACTGCGAGTTCGACGACGCCGCGACGCTCCAGGGGCCCTGCGACTGGCCGGTGAAAGTGCCCGTGTTGAAGTCCGGGTACCAGTTCAGGAGCGACGGGGTCGGGTTGCCGGCGTAGTCGTAGTAGCCGCCGTACGGGTTCGTCGTCGCGGTGCCGGTGGCCGCCTTGCTGAAGGCCAGCGCGCGGTGGAAGGTCCAGGTGGGCTCGGTCTGCGGGAAGCCGCCGACGTTGCCGCAGTAGTGCGGGTGGCCCGCGATGTACTCGGCGTTCGCCGTGGTGGCGACGGAGTACGTGTCACCGTGGCAGTCCTCGACCCAGGTCAGGGTCCCGGTCGCCCAGTCGGCACGGAACGAGCCCTCGAGGTTGCCGCCGGCTCCGAAGACGTAGCCCGAGCCGTAGAGGCCGTCGGCGTCCGAGGAGAGGCTCGTGATGCCGGCCTGCGTTCCGCCGTTGCGGATGAGGGTGTTGACGTTCCAGGGCAGGATCGCGGCCGAGGTCGGGTCGACCGCTGCCAGGCCGTAGCCGGGGTTGCTCGAGCCGTTGAGCGTCGTGAAGCTGCCGCCGACGACGACCTTCGACGAGTCGGGCGCCAGCGCGAGCGACGAGACGTCGCCGCCCTGGGCGTTGGGGTTCCAGGGCTGCAGCGCGCCGTTCGTCGCGGACAGCGCGGCGACCTTGTTGCGCACGCTGCTGCCGACGGAGCTGAAGGCGCCGCCCACGTAGACGGTCGACGCCGTCGCGACTACGGCGTTGACGGTCGCGTTCGGAGTCGGGGCGAAGGTCTTGATCAGGGCGCCGGTCGAGGGGTTGAGCGCGGCGACCCGGTAGGAGTTGGTGCCGTTGACGCTCGTGAAGGCGCCGCCCACGTAGAGCACGCTGCCGTCGGGCGAGGTCGTGATCGACTTGACCTGCGCGTTGAGGACCGGGTTGAACGTCGTGATGAGCGCGCCGGTCGTGAGGTTGTAGGCGAGCAGGTAGGCCTGGCTCGTCGTGTTCGTCCCGGCGGCGGAACCGGCGGGGCGGACCGTCGTCCAGTTACCACCCGCGTAGACGACGTTGCCGACGATCTTCTGCGACCAGACGACGCCGTTGATCTGCGGCGTGGGGAGGGCATCCGCCGTGACCGTGGTCGGCGTCGCCGGCGACGCCGGGTCGACGGGCGCGGAATCCGCCGAAGCGGGCTGAGCGATCAGAAGACTGCTCAGGACGATTGCTGCGGCGGAAACGGCTGCGATGCTCGGAAGGCGCAGGCGATTCGGCACGGATTTCCCCATGGGGTGCCTCATTCGGGTCGGGTAAGCCGTGATTTCGGGTCACGTCTGTGAAACACGTGAATTTCGGGTTCACGAACGCACGACAATTCGGGTATCGGGCGTTATGCCGACTATAACTGTCCCCCGGTCGGGTGCCATACCCCCCTAATGGGGCACGTTCACCCCCCGTTCACCCGCGCGACGGGGGGAGTCAGCGCGGAGCGGCCCCGCGGAACGCGGTGACCGGCGTCCCCGCCCGGTAGTCGACGGTGATCGTGACGTCGCTCCGGGCCGACTCGGCCAGCGTGAAGGTGAACGTCGCCGTCGCCGTCTTCCCGGCCGCGACCGACGCGGGGAACGCCTTGCGGACGCTGACGAGCTCGTTCGCAGGAGTCGCCTCGGGCCCCGAGGTCACGTTGACGACGACCGTGTCGAGCGCGAGCGCGGACGCCCCCTCGTTGCGGAGCTCCACCTGGAACCGGATGGCCGGCCCGGACACCTCGCCGATGCCGGAGGCCTTGCCCTGGACCGCGGCCAGCCCCGCGACCCGGACGACGATGCCCTTGGTCGGCGAAGCCGTCTGGCCGATCGGCGCGGGGGACGCCACGGTCCCGGGGCCCGCGGTCGGCAGCGGCGCAGCCGAAGCGGAGGGCGAGGATCCGGGTGCACCGGAGGCCCCGGGGCCGGCCGAGGCGGACGACCCGGGCTGGCCCTGGGACGACGCCCCGGCCGAGGACGACGGCGAGGTCGCGGGAGCCGGGGCTCCTGCGCCGCGGACGACGAGGACCACGACGAACGCGACGATCAGCGCGAGGACGATCCCCGTGACGACGAGGGCGACGAGTCGGCCCCGCCGGGGGTCGAGGGCGGGAGTGACGGCTTCGGGGCGCCCGTCGGCGCGGTCGTCGGGGTCGAGGTCGGCCATGACGGCTCCTTGGGGGCGAGGGGGCGGGCATCGCGCGGGGAGCCGCGGCGAGCGGTCACGAGCGGGATCGCGACGAGTCCGAGCGCGACGGCCATCGCCCGGTAGCTGGTGAGGAACGGGCCGAAGACGAGGAACCAGATGCTCAGGGCGACGAGGAACGCGCCGACAGCGCTGGTGGAGCGGTGCGCCACCTGGTGGACGAGGCCCCAGACGAGCAGCACCGCGACGACGACCGACAGCACGAGGCCCGCGATCCCGAAGGCCGCCCACAGGTCGCCGAAGACCGAGTGCAGCTCGACCTGCGAGCCGAAGAGGTAGCGCTCGACGTAGCCGTTGTTCGGGGCGTAGCCGATGTCGGCCATTCCGCTCTTCGCCTCGAGGATCTGGTTCGGCGTCAGGCCGACCCCGGCCCCGAACCCGGCGGGATGGTGCGACATCAGCGCGAGCGTGGCCGCGAGCTCCGGCCGTCCGCCGAGGATCAGGGAGCCGGACGTCTCGATCTGCGCGATCGACCTCGCCTGCGTGGCGGCACCGAGGAACCCGCCGAGGATGAGCGCCTGACCGACGTTGTAGACGACGACGGCGAGCACCGCGATGCCGATGAGGAGCCGGACGACGGAGCCGCGCGGGCTCCGGCGCCGGAGCGGGACCTGGACGGCGACGATCACGAGCGCGAAGAAGAGCTCGCCGAAGAGCGAGCGCGAGTCGTGGCCCGCCGAGTAGGCGGCGAGCGCGAGGAGCACCGCGATCTCGACCCACCAGCGCCGCAGCCGCTGGGCGAGAGCCAGGGCCAGCACCGTGAGGGGGAGGGCGAAGGAGAATTTCCACGGGTTGGACGAGAACTGCGCGTCGAGCGGGTAGATGCCGACGACGAGACCGATGCCGAAGGCGATGCCGATCGACGAGGGTCGCAGGATGCCCCGGGCCCAGAGCACCACGCCGATGGCCGTGACGAAGGAGACGAAGACGGCGATCGACGAGATGACGTCCCCGCTCGCGGCCGGGTTCGTCGACCGGTGCGCGAGGAGGAGGACGACGCCCGAGGCGAGGGTCGCGAGACCGAGCGCCACGAGGATCCTGCCGCCTCGGAAGCGGAGGAAGGCCGGAGCCCAGAGGGGCAGCAGCACGACGGCCACGAGCTCGCCCACGGTGACACCCTGCGGCAGCGGGATCCGCACGCCGATGGAGGCGACCGCGACGACGGCGAGGACCTTGACCCAGGTGCGCGTCTCACCCGTCGGCTCGTCGCCCGAGACGGCGGCGGCGAGCAGCCCGCGACGCCGCGGGGGCACCCCGGTCACGGCTCTCTCGGCGACGGTCATGGCGTCAACACTAAGGGTCGGAGGCGGAGAGGCCAGCCCGCGAGCGGGCGCCCCCCGAACGTGGGAGCCCCGAGTGGGGACTGCCGCTGACGCCGACCGCGCTGGAAAATTGCTGATGAACCCGCTTAGAATGCCTCCACTCGCAACAGGAACGAGTTCTCTCGATGCGCTCCACCACCGCACAGCACCGCTCCTCGCGCCGGTTCGCCGCGCTGATCCCCGCGAGTGGCCTGGTGCTCGGACTGGTGCTCGCCGCCGTCGTCCCGGCGCAGATCGCGCACGCCACGCCCTCGGTCGTCGCCTCCGACCAGTTCGGGCGCACGGTGTCGGGCAGCTGGGGCAGCGCCGAGCGCGGGGGCGCCTACTCGGTGATCAAGGACGCCTCGACGAAGCTTCAGGCCTCCAGCAACGTGGGCCGGATCATCAACCTCGGTCGGGCGCGCGCCGTGACGGCGACCCTCCGTCAGGTCCAGGCCCTCAACGTGGACGTCCAGGGCGTGCTCGGTCTCCCGGGCCGGGCGCCGCTCGTCTACCAGGGCTGGGAGATCCGCCGGCAGGCGAACGGCACGGCCTACCGCGGCCGCCTCGACGTGCTCAAGGGCGGCCAGGTCAACCTCACCGTCTCCCGCCTCGATCCCGGCAACGTCGAGCTGTCCATGGCCCGCGTCAAGCTCCCGTTCACGGCCACGACCGACACCCGCATCGCGGCCGAGTTCCAGGTCACCGGCACCAGCCCCGTCACGGTGACGGCGCGCGCGTGGCTCGTCGGCACGCCCCAGCCCGACTGGATGATCACGACCAAGGACTCGACGACCCGCCGGATCAACCACATCGGCAACGTCGGCATCTGGCAGTACGCGAGCGCCTCCAACCCCGGGCCCATCTCGACGACCAACGACTCCCTCGTCGTCACGCGCGACCCAGACGTCACCGTCACGTCGACCCCGACCGCTCCCCCGGTGACCCCGGCACCCTCGACGGCTCCCGCCCGCGGCTCCGTCGCGGTCGGAGCGGCCTCCTACCCCGTCCCCGACGGCTCCCTCTTCGTCTCCCCCTCGGGCGACGACCAGGCGGCAGGATCCGAGGGCGCCCCGCTCCGCACCCTCGCGGCGGCCATCTCCCGCGTCGTCTCCGGCCAGACCATCGTGCTCCGCCAGGGCGTCTACAACGAGCAGGTCAGCGTCCCCGAGTCCAAGCAGAACGTCACGATCGAGAACTACCCGAAGGAGGCCGTCTGGCTCGACGGCTCCGTGCCGATCACGAACTGGCAGCAGACCGGCTCCACCTGGACGACCCCGTGGAGCACGTTCTTCCCGAACACCCTCGACGGCGTGGCCGACAACCCCTACTTCGTGAACACCGGCTCCTACCCTCTCGCCGCCCGCGCCGACATGGTCTTCGTCGACGGAGCGCAGCTGAAGCAGGTCGCCTCGGCCTCGGCCGTCACGGCGGGCACCTTCGCCGTCGACCAGAACGCCAGGACGATCACCATCGGGTCGGATCCTGCGGGCCACGAGGTGAGGGCGAGCAACCTCCAGCAGGCGATCTACGCGAAGTCGACCGGCACGACCCTCCAGGGCTTCGGCGTGCGGCGCTACGCGACGCCCTACAACGTCCGGGGAGCCCTCCGGCTCGGCGGCAAGGGCGAGACCGCGCGGAACATCGTCATCCAGGACAGCGCCACGACGGGCATGAACTTCGAGAACGACGACATCACCCTCGACCACCTCACCGTGCAGCGGAGCGGGATGCAGGGCCTCGGCGGCAACGCGGCCTACAACCTCGAGCTGACGAACTCGATCGTGAGCCAGGCGAACCTCGAGCACTTCAACGAGGCGCCCGTCTCCGGCGGCGTGAAGATCACCCGGTCCCGCGACATCACGATCCGGAACAACGACTTCACGAAGAACTACAGCTTCGGGCTCTGGCTCGACGAGTCCTGCTACGACGCGACGATCGTCCACAACAGCATCACCGGCAACCAGGGACACGGCCTGGAGGTCGAGATCTCCGCCCACGCGCTGATCGCCGACAACGTCGCCACCGGGAACGGGAAGTCGGGCATCCGGCTGCTCGACACGAGCGACTCGCAGATCGTCAACAACGACATCGGCGGGAACGGCGTGTTCGGACTCCAGCTCTCGCAGGATCAGCGCCGCGAGGCCGATCTCACCGTGCCCGGCCACGACCCGAGGCGCCCCAAGCCCGACGCCTCGTTCACCTGGCTGACGCAGAACAACCTCGTCGCCAACAACCGGTTCGGCTCGGGCGGCCAGTTCCAGATCTACGCGCTCGACAACTGGACGGGCATCCCGGTCGACGACTGGAAGCTCACCGTGACCGGCAACCTCTTCACCTCGTCGCAGGCGACGCTGTTCGCCTGGGGCGGGTCCGACAAGGTCACGCTGACCCGGTTCAGCAGCCCCGGCGCCCTCGCCGCGGCCAAGGGATCGTCGTGGACGAACGCGCAGACGTCGACGTCGCAGCCCGTCGAGGCGATGGCGGTCGACATGTCGTCGACCATCGCCCTGCCGCTGCCCGCCGACATCGCAGCGGCCGTGGGACAGCCCACCGGCACGAAGCACATCGGGACGTTCTAGCGGGGCTGCGCTCCGCGCTGGGGCGTCTCACCCGCGAGACTCCACGACACGCCGCTGCCGCGCGAAAGTGAGCGGCGAGTCGTGGAGTCTCGGCGGGGCCGGGCGGACGCGGGCACGCGTCTCCCCCGCGAGACTCCACGACACGCCGCTGCCCCGCGAAAGTGAGTGGCAAGTCGTGGAGTCTCGGCGGGCCGGGCGGGGCGAACCGGGCCGGGGCGGGCCGGGCGGGACGCGTCAGCGGCCGGGCAGGAGCGCCGGGGTCGCTTCGATCGCGTCGGCCGTCCGGTCGAGCTCGCGCTCGGTGCGCTCGAGGAACGCCGTCATCGCGGCCGTGTCGAGATCGCCCGACGCGTCGAGCACCCGGGCCAGAGCGGCCGTGTACTGCTCGTAGATGACGGTGCAGGCGCGTGCGCCCTCGTCGCTGAGGTGCAGGAGGAGGCTCCTGCGGTCGTCGGGGTTCGGGCTGCGCTCGATGAGGCCGGCGCTCACGAGCCGGTCGGTCATGGCCGTCACGGCCCCGGTCGTGATGTCGAGGCTCTGCGCCAGGAGCTTCGGGGTCGTGTGCTCCCCCTGCTCGATGAGCATCACGGCGTTGAACTCCTGGCCGCTCAGACCGACGCTCGCGCTGAGGACGGCGCGCAGGCGACGGTGAGCCGTGTCGGCCCCGGCCATGGCGCGGGCGATGTCGAGGACGACGGGGCTGTCCGACGAGAGGCGGGGCGGCGCGTCGAGCGCCGCGGCCGTCTGGGCGGGGGCTTCGAGTGGCACGGGGTTCTCATCTCGGGAGGTCGGGGGTGATGACGGCGTCGCCCGGGGGGCGTGACTCCATGTTCGCAGCCGACGGGTGTTCGGTTCCGCCCCACTAGTGGGGGTTTCGGTCGATGCGCGAGTTTCCGCATCATTGAGTTGCTTGATCGACGAGTAATCAGTCTACCCCGACAAGCCACCCACAGAGCGGCTCATCGAGACCGACCACCTCACGATCAAGGGATACTCCGAATGTCCAGCACCCTCCACGCCGCGGCCAAGGCCAAGCGTCTCCGTTTCGCTCCCCTCGCCATCGCGACCGGTGTCCTCGGGGCCGTCCTGCTCTCGGTCTCGATGTCCGGCACCCTGTCGGGCTTCGTGGCCTCCATCACGAACTCGACGAACACGGCGGCGACCGGCGCCCTCGTCATGCAGGAGACCAACGCCGGTGCGACCGTCACCTGCACCTCCACCGACGGCGGCTCCGCCTCCACCAACGCGGCCACCTGCTCGACGATCAACAAGTTCGGCGGGTCGACCACGATGATCCCGGGCCAGACCGTCACCACCCCGATCTCCATCAAGAACACGGGCTCCGTCGCCGCGAACACCTTCACGCTCACCCCGGGCACGGCCTGCACGCAGTCGAACAGCGGCGCGATCAACGGCTCCGCCACCGACCTCTGCGCCAAGATGATCGTCGTCGTGACGAACACCACCGCCAACACGACCGTCTACTCCGGCACACTGGCCGGCCTCGCTTCCGCCGGCGCCCTCCCCCTCCCCGCCGCGGCCGCCGGCGCGTCGACCGGCTTCAGCTTCGCCGTGACGCTCCCCTCCACCGCAGGCAACACCTACCAGGGCCTCGCCGCCTCGCTGCCCCTCACCTGGACCTTCTCCAGCTAGCAGCACCGCCCCCAGCAGCCCACCCGGACGGCGAGAGAGTCGACACCATGACGGACGTCACGAGGATCGAAGCGGTCACCCCCACCGCCGAGATCTCAGGAGCCCCGGCTCCCCTGGACCACCCCACCAGGCTTCGTCGCACCGTCCGCCCGTCGACCGTCGCTCTCTGGGTGGGCACGTTGGTCGTCCTCGCGATCGTCGCCGCCGCCCTCGTCTTCCAGGCGCACGGCGGCCGATGGTTCGTCGTGCAGACCCCGTCCATGGGCACGGCCGCCCCGGTCGGGACGCTCGTCCTGACGGTTCCCACGCCGATCTCCGACATCCGCGTCGGCGACGTCGTCACGTTCCGCCCGCCGACCGAGCGCGGCGTCGTCTACACGCACCGCGTCGTGACGGCAGGAGCCCCGGGCCTCGGCACCCGCGGCGACATCAACGGCGCCACCGACCCGTGGACCCTCGCCCAGGGCGACCTCATCGGCCGCGTCTCCCTCGCACTCCCGGTCGCCGGCTGGGTCGCCCGGGCCTTCCCGATCCTCCTCGTGGGGACCGCCTTCGTCCTCTTCGCCACCCGCCTCATCGCGGCTCCGGCCCGCCGGGTGTCCTTCCGGATCCTCGGCTTCTCGATGCTGGCGTCGCTCACGGTCTACGTGCTCCGCCCGCTCGTCGGCCTCGTGGTGCTCACGACGTCGGTGTCGGGGGCAGGAGCCACGGCGCAGGTCGTCTCCACGGGCATCCTGCCCATCCGCGTCTCCGCGAAGGGCGGCTCCTCCGTCGACCTCGTCGCCGGGCAGGTCGGCAGCGTCACGGTGCCCTCCCTCGCCGATCTCGGGCACTACAGCCTCTCCTCGGCCCTGAACCTCACGGTGCCCGAGTGGTTCGTCTTCGCCGCCGTGTGCTCGATCCCCCTGCTCTGGTGCTTCGTCGTCGGGCTGCCCGCCACCCCGGGCCCCGTCGCCGACGAGGACCCGACCGCCTGAGCACCCGCGCCGGAGCGGCGGTGCGCCAGACCGGCGGTGCGCCAGACCGGCGGTGCGTCAGACCGGCGGTGCGTCAGAGCGCGGTGATCTCCCAGGACGCCGCGTGGCTCGCGCCGGGCTCCAGCCGCACGAGGTCAGTGCCCGACGAGAACGCGTCCGGCGGGCACGTCATCGGCTCGACGGCGAGGCCGAGGCGGCTGACGGCGGGGTCGGGACGGTCGGCCGTGTGGATCTGCACCCAGGGCAGCTCCTCCCCCCATGTCATCGACACGCCAGTGCCGGAGGGAGCGGTCACGATGACCGTGGCGTCCCCGCCGGATGTCCGCTCGAGGCCGGTGAACGCGTGGTCGACGAACACGTCGCCCAGCACCCGCGGGGAACGGAAATCGAACTCCACACGCGAGGCGACGTCGCCGAGCGCGGTCGGGATCAGGCGGTCCTCCGTCACGTCGAGGAACCTCGACGCGGGCAGCTCGAGGGTCCAGTCGTCGACGCGGCCCGGACCCGCGACGAGGTAGGGGTGCGGCGCCGTGCCGTAGGGAGCCGCCACGTCGCCCCGGTTGACGGTCTCGACCGTGGTCGAGAGGCCCGAGTCGGACAGCGCGTACGTCACCGTCACGTCGAGCGGGAACGGGTAGCCGTCGCTCGGGACGACCTCCGCCGTGAGCACCACCGACGACGCCGTCGCCTCCTGCACGTCGAACCGGCTCCACACGAGCAGGCCGTGGAGGGCGTGCCCCCGCTCCGGCTCCGTCAGCGGCAGCCGGTGCTCGACGCCGTCGAACGTGTACGTCCCGTCGACGATCCGGTTGGGCCACGGAACCAAGACGGCGCCCCGGTAGGCGGGACGCACCTCGTCCGCGTCGAAGGGCACCACGAGGTCGCGTCCGTCGTACGTCAGGGTGCGGAGCGTCGCCCCCACCGCGGCGATGGTGGCGCTGTAGGGCCCGTGGTCGATGGTGATCTGCCGGCCGCTGAGGGGCCGGGCATCCTGCGTGGTCATCGGAACTCGTCTTTCGTCTCGGGGCTGCCAGGATACGGGGCGCAGGATGCCCGGCCGATGCTCTCAGGCGCGGGCGAGCCGCACCACGTTCCACGACACCGGCGGGAGGACCACGGACAGCACGGTGCCGTCCCAGCTCGTGTCGGGATTCGCCAGGGGCGCGACGGAGTCGGCGGTGTCGACCGTGACCGTGAGGTAGGGATCGGGGTTGCTGAGCTGGGTGGCCTCGACCAGGCGGGACTCGCCGAACGCGCGGGTGTCGATGGCGATGGTGACCGGCTCCGTCAGCGAGCGGTTGACCGCGAAGACGGCGACCTCGCCCGTCTCGGGATCGTGGGTCGCGACCGCGTCGACGCCGGGGACGTCGCCGTACTTCGCGGTCTCGTGCACGGGAGCCGTCAGCTCGACGCGGAGGACGTCCCCGACGGCGAACCGCGAGGCCTGCGCGAACGGGTGGAAGGTCGTCTGCCGCCAGCTCCGCCCGCCCGTCTCGGTCATGATGGGCGCGATCACGTTGACGAGCTGCGCGAGCGAGGCGCTGGCGACCCGGTCGCTGTGCTTCAGCAGCGAGATGAGCAGGCTCCCGACCACGACGGCG is part of the Frondihabitans sp. 762G35 genome and harbors:
- a CDS encoding right-handed parallel beta-helix repeat-containing protein gives rise to the protein MRSTTAQHRSSRRFAALIPASGLVLGLVLAAVVPAQIAHATPSVVASDQFGRTVSGSWGSAERGGAYSVIKDASTKLQASSNVGRIINLGRARAVTATLRQVQALNVDVQGVLGLPGRAPLVYQGWEIRRQANGTAYRGRLDVLKGGQVNLTVSRLDPGNVELSMARVKLPFTATTDTRIAAEFQVTGTSPVTVTARAWLVGTPQPDWMITTKDSTTRRINHIGNVGIWQYASASNPGPISTTNDSLVVTRDPDVTVTSTPTAPPVTPAPSTAPARGSVAVGAASYPVPDGSLFVSPSGDDQAAGSEGAPLRTLAAAISRVVSGQTIVLRQGVYNEQVSVPESKQNVTIENYPKEAVWLDGSVPITNWQQTGSTWTTPWSTFFPNTLDGVADNPYFVNTGSYPLAARADMVFVDGAQLKQVASASAVTAGTFAVDQNARTITIGSDPAGHEVRASNLQQAIYAKSTGTTLQGFGVRRYATPYNVRGALRLGGKGETARNIVIQDSATTGMNFENDDITLDHLTVQRSGMQGLGGNAAYNLELTNSIVSQANLEHFNEAPVSGGVKITRSRDITIRNNDFTKNYSFGLWLDESCYDATIVHNSITGNQGHGLEVEISAHALIADNVATGNGKSGIRLLDTSDSQIVNNDIGGNGVFGLQLSQDQRREADLTVPGHDPRRPKPDASFTWLTQNNLVANNRFGSGGQFQIYALDNWTGIPVDDWKLTVTGNLFTSSQATLFAWGGSDKVTLTRFSSPGALAAAKGSSWTNAQTSTSQPVEAMAVDMSSTIALPLPADIAAAVGQPTGTKHIGTF
- a CDS encoding MarR family transcriptional regulator yields the protein MPLEAPAQTAAALDAPPRLSSDSPVVLDIARAMAGADTAHRRLRAVLSASVGLSGQEFNAVMLIEQGEHTTPKLLAQSLDITTGAVTAMTDRLVSAGLIERSPNPDDRRSLLLHLSDEGARACTVIYEQYTAALARVLDASGDLDTAAMTAFLERTERELDRTADAIEATPALLPGR
- a CDS encoding signal peptidase I, producing the protein MTDVTRIEAVTPTAEISGAPAPLDHPTRLRRTVRPSTVALWVGTLVVLAIVAAALVFQAHGGRWFVVQTPSMGTAAPVGTLVLTVPTPISDIRVGDVVTFRPPTERGVVYTHRVVTAGAPGLGTRGDINGATDPWTLAQGDLIGRVSLALPVAGWVARAFPILLVGTAFVLFATRLIAAPARRVSFRILGFSMLASLTVYVLRPLVGLVVLTTSVSGAGATAQVVSTGILPIRVSAKGGSSVDLVAGQVGSVTVPSLADLGHYSLSSALNLTVPEWFVFAAVCSIPLLWCFVVGLPATPGPVADEDPTA
- a CDS encoding aldose 1-epimerase family protein codes for the protein MTTQDARPLSGRQITIDHGPYSATIAAVGATLRTLTYDGRDLVVPFDADEVRPAYRGAVLVPWPNRIVDGTYTFDGVEHRLPLTEPERGHALHGLLVWSRFDVQEATASSVVLTAEVVPSDGYPFPLDVTVTYALSDSGLSTTVETVNRGDVAAPYGTAPHPYLVAGPGRVDDWTLELPASRFLDVTEDRLIPTALGDVASRVEFDFRSPRVLGDVFVDHAFTGLERTSGGDATVIVTAPSGTGVSMTWGEELPWVQIHTADRPDPAVSRLGLAVEPMTCPPDAFSSGTDLVRLEPGASHAASWEITAL